The following are encoded in a window of Rhizobium leguminosarum genomic DNA:
- a CDS encoding amidohydrolase family protein translates to MTELYDGPVIDPHHHLWDLSLQRHPWLQKARGSGEEMVFGSLAPILRDYGIDDYRADAARQNVIATVHVEAGWSVVYPLEESLWLDGLDRSSGVAHRYIARVPLDGPDAVRLLEAEAANPNVVGIRDILSWHPDAAKSFAPRPNRMGDPAWRAGLAHATRLGLVFDLMLYPWQMNEALELVRAFPQTLFVLNHGGSPADRTEDGMALWRRGLRTLGSEPNLRLKISDLVAYDNQWTLESLRSVIEHCLDCFGPARAMFASDFPVAGLHASFDEVYQVFRTVASELSYDEQRALFFATANDTYRLGIADPAEISRGCHV, encoded by the coding sequence ATGACGGAACTCTATGACGGGCCGGTGATCGACCCGCATCACCACCTCTGGGACCTCAGCCTGCAACGCCATCCCTGGCTGCAGAAGGCGCGGGGGTCCGGCGAAGAGATGGTTTTCGGAAGCCTCGCACCGATCCTGCGCGACTACGGCATCGACGATTATCGCGCCGATGCTGCCCGCCAGAACGTGATCGCAACCGTGCATGTGGAGGCCGGCTGGTCCGTTGTCTACCCGCTGGAAGAGAGCCTCTGGCTGGATGGCCTCGACCGCAGCTCCGGCGTGGCGCACCGTTATATCGCGCGCGTGCCCCTCGACGGGCCGGACGCCGTGCGTCTGCTCGAGGCGGAAGCGGCAAATCCGAATGTCGTCGGCATCCGTGATATTCTGAGCTGGCATCCGGACGCGGCCAAGAGTTTTGCTCCGCGCCCGAACCGCATGGGCGATCCCGCCTGGCGGGCGGGGCTTGCCCATGCCACCCGGCTCGGGCTGGTCTTCGATCTGATGCTCTATCCCTGGCAGATGAATGAGGCGCTCGAACTGGTGCGCGCTTTTCCGCAAACCCTTTTTGTGCTCAACCACGGCGGCAGCCCGGCCGACCGGACGGAGGACGGCATGGCGCTCTGGCGCCGCGGCCTGCGGACGCTCGGTAGCGAGCCGAATTTGCGCCTGAAGATCTCCGACCTCGTCGCCTACGACAACCAATGGACGCTCGAAAGCCTGCGGTCGGTGATCGAGCATTGCCTCGATTGTTTCGGCCCGGCCCGCGCCATGTTCGCGAGCGACTTTCCGGTTGCGGGCTTGCACGCCTCTTTCGACGAGGTCTACCAGGTTTTCCGCACGGTCGCCTCAGAGCTCTCTTACGACGAGCAGCGCGCCCTGTTCTTTGCCACCGCCAATGACACCTATCGGCTCGGCATCGCCGATCCGGCCGAGATCAGCAGGGGCTGCCATGTCTGA
- a CDS encoding ISNCY family transposase — MRQERTVQANIFDLFAEHEIGRELKAMSQWLDEHRDLLGLVAQDLRRHGVKETGREGLPAEAVLRCALLKQHRQLSYEELAFHLEDSASFRAFARLPWGWNPKKSVLHKTISAIRAGTFEAINRVLLTSARQDKVERGKVVRIDSTVTSALMHEPSDSSLLWDCVRVMVRLLQQAASLGSAISWHDHCRAAKKRSRAIQFTRGRPKRVQHYRALVRITRTTLSYLEQAAAQLPLAAGPAVELWQAQLRHYKPLIERIIAQTERRVLAGEAVPAGDKLVSLFEPHADIIVKGSRDVEYGHKINLTTGTSGLILDLVVETGNPADSERLLPMLERHIGIWGEAPRQAAADGGYASRDNLSRAKAWGICDMAFHKKCGLRIEDMVKSRWVYRKLRNFRAGIEAGISCLKRAYGLGRCTWRGLDHFKAYVWSSVVAYNLALFARLRPT, encoded by the coding sequence ATGCGCCAAGAACGCACCGTCCAAGCCAATATATTCGATCTTTTCGCCGAACACGAGATCGGCCGCGAGCTGAAAGCCATGTCGCAATGGCTGGATGAGCATCGTGATCTGCTCGGGCTGGTAGCGCAGGACCTGCGCCGCCACGGCGTCAAGGAGACCGGCCGCGAGGGCCTGCCGGCGGAGGCCGTGCTGCGTTGCGCCCTGCTCAAACAACACCGTCAGTTGAGTTATGAGGAGTTGGCCTTTCATCTGGAAGATTCCGCCTCGTTCCGGGCCTTTGCCCGGCTGCCGTGGGGGTGGAACCCGAAGAAGTCGGTCTTGCACAAGACGATCAGCGCGATCCGGGCCGGGACCTTTGAAGCGATCAATCGCGTGCTGTTGACGAGCGCCCGGCAGGACAAGGTGGAACGCGGCAAGGTCGTGCGCATCGACAGCACCGTCACTTCGGCGCTGATGCACGAACCGAGCGACAGTAGTCTTTTGTGGGACTGCGTGCGGGTGATGGTGCGGCTGTTGCAGCAGGCGGCTTCCTTGGGCAGCGCCATCTCATGGCACGATCACTGCCGCGCGGCGAAGAAGCGATCCCGGGCGATCCAATTTACCCGCGGTCGTCCGAAACGAGTTCAGCACTATCGCGCGCTGGTCAGGATCACGCGCACCACCTTGAGCTATCTCGAACAGGCGGCGGCGCAACTGCCCTTGGCGGCGGGCCCGGCGGTCGAACTCTGGCAGGCCCAACTCCGCCACTATAAGCCGCTGATCGAACGGATCATCGCCCAGACCGAGCGGCGGGTCCTGGCCGGCGAGGCGGTGCCGGCTGGCGACAAGCTGGTCAGTTTGTTCGAGCCGCATGCCGACATCATCGTCAAAGGCAGCCGCGACGTCGAGTATGGCCATAAGATCAATTTGACCACCGGCACAAGCGGGCTGATCCTCGACCTCGTCGTCGAAACCGGCAACCCGGCCGACAGCGAGCGCTTGCTGCCGATGCTGGAACGCCACATCGGCATCTGGGGCGAGGCGCCGCGTCAGGCGGCGGCCGACGGCGGCTATGCCAGCCGCGATAATTTGAGCCGAGCCAAAGCCTGGGGCATCTGCGACATGGCCTTCCACAAGAAGTGCGGCCTCAGGATCGAAGACATGGTCAAGAGCCGCTGGGTCTATCGCAAGCTGCGCAACTTCCGCGCCGGCATCGAGGCCGGCATCTCCTGCCTCAAACGCGCCTACGGCTTGGGGCGCTGCACCTGGCGTGGGCTCGACCACTTCAAGGCTTATGTCTGGTCCTCGGTGGTCGCATACAATCTCGCCCTCTTCGCCCGCCTCAGGCCGACCTGA
- a CDS encoding RidA family protein, protein MIQRYQKGSRMSQAVSYGGLVYIAGQVAENRKADIKDQTRDVLGKIDALLKEAGIDRSRLIAVNVFLPAIVDFEAMNSVYDDWIDIENPPARACTEARLADPDLRVEMTAIAAL, encoded by the coding sequence ATGATCCAGCGTTATCAGAAAGGTTCGCGTATGAGCCAAGCCGTCAGCTACGGCGGTCTCGTCTATATCGCCGGCCAGGTCGCGGAAAATCGCAAGGCTGATATCAAGGATCAGACCCGCGACGTGCTCGGCAAGATCGACGCCCTTTTAAAAGAAGCCGGCATCGACCGCTCGCGCCTGATCGCCGTCAATGTCTTCCTGCCGGCGATCGTTGATTTCGAGGCGATGAACAGCGTCTATGATGACTGGATCGACATCGAAAACCCGCCGGCCCGCGCCTGCACGGAAGCTCGTCTCGCCGATCCCGATCTGCGCGTCGAAATGACCGCGATCGCCGCGCTCTAG
- a CDS encoding alanine racemase, whose translation MSDLHTVTENVLIDERVRGFPPGNPPLALDAIGKQGWKPYDGSMALPLISLDRQAFTGNVELMMAYVKSHGVEIAPHAKTPMSTALSEALLAAGAWGTTVADIRQAAVLLKAGQRRLILANEIGGAAAARRLAALLGHYPDAELHIFVDSTALVEALRSAWQERVDLPPLGLLVEFGAGRAGARSGDTAEAILDTILAVETPSFRLTGIAAYEGAAATADADETMRRIDALMAVTSDFLPKLRARIGKERPLLVTAGGSVFFDLVIARLSAAVAADPACRLVLRSGAIFFHDHGIYERGLAGLDARGGFRIGGETISAVTAFRPALRVWAEVLSRPEPRLAICGMGMRDVAMDQGLPRPLALYRNGARLADLESAEVFRLNDQHAFVALADGSDVAVGDVIECGVSHPCTCLDRHAILYGLDPDHSVTAAYLTSFG comes from the coding sequence ATGTCTGACCTTCATACCGTGACGGAAAATGTGCTGATCGACGAGCGGGTGCGCGGCTTTCCGCCCGGCAATCCGCCGCTTGCGCTGGATGCAATCGGCAAGCAGGGATGGAAGCCCTATGACGGCAGCATGGCCCTGCCGCTGATCTCGCTCGACCGGCAGGCTTTCACCGGCAATGTCGAACTGATGATGGCCTATGTGAAGAGCCATGGCGTCGAAATCGCCCCGCATGCCAAGACACCGATGTCGACGGCGCTGTCGGAGGCACTTCTGGCGGCAGGTGCCTGGGGCACGACGGTCGCCGATATCCGCCAGGCCGCCGTCCTGCTCAAGGCGGGACAGCGCCGGCTGATCCTCGCCAACGAGATCGGCGGGGCCGCCGCCGCTCGCCGGCTCGCGGCCCTGCTTGGCCACTATCCCGATGCGGAACTTCATATTTTCGTGGATTCGACCGCGCTGGTCGAGGCTCTTCGCTCCGCCTGGCAGGAGCGTGTCGATCTGCCGCCCCTCGGCCTGCTGGTGGAGTTCGGTGCCGGCCGTGCCGGTGCCCGCAGCGGCGACACCGCCGAGGCAATTCTCGACACGATCCTTGCCGTGGAGACGCCGTCCTTCAGGCTGACCGGCATCGCCGCCTATGAGGGGGCGGCCGCGACCGCCGATGCGGACGAGACGATGCGTCGCATCGACGCGCTGATGGCGGTGACATCGGATTTCTTGCCGAAGCTGCGCGCGCGCATCGGCAAGGAGCGGCCGCTCCTCGTGACGGCCGGCGGTTCGGTCTTTTTCGACCTTGTCATTGCCAGGCTTTCAGCTGCCGTTGCGGCCGATCCCGCCTGCCGGCTGGTGCTGCGCAGCGGCGCGATCTTCTTCCACGATCACGGCATCTACGAGCGCGGCCTTGCCGGCCTCGATGCACGCGGCGGTTTCCGCATCGGCGGTGAGACGATCTCGGCGGTCACAGCTTTCCGTCCGGCGCTGCGGGTCTGGGCCGAGGTCCTCTCCCGGCCGGAGCCGCGGCTTGCGATCTGCGGCATGGGCATGCGCGACGTGGCGATGGACCAAGGCCTGCCGCGGCCGCTGGCGCTCTATCGCAATGGGGCGCGTCTTGCCGATCTCGAAAGTGCCGAGGTGTTTCGTCTCAACGATCAGCACGCCTTCGTGGCCCTTGCCGACGGCAGCGACGTCGCGGTCGGCGACGTCATCGAGTGCGGCGTCTCGCATCCCTGCACCTGCCTTGACCGGCATGCCATCCTCTACGGCCTCGACCCGGACCATTCGGTGACGGCGGCCTATCTGACCAGCTTCGGCTGA